One stretch of Athene noctua chromosome 27, bAthNoc1.hap1.1, whole genome shotgun sequence DNA includes these proteins:
- the TPM4 gene encoding tropomyosin alpha-4 chain isoform X4: MAAPSSLEAVKRKIQCLQQQADEAEDRAQVLQRELDLERDLREKAEGEVAALNRRIQLVEEELDRAQERLATALQKLEEAEKAADESERGMKVIENRAMKDEEKMEIQEMQLKEAKHIAEEADRKYEEVARKLVILEGELERAEERAEVSEVKCSDLEEELKNVTNNLKSLEAQSEKYSEKEDKYEEEIKILSDKLKEAETRAEFAERTVAKLEKSIDDLEEKLAQAKEENLGLHQTLDQTLNELNCI, from the exons ATGGCCGCGCCGAGCTCCCTGGAAGCCGTGAAGAGGAAGATCCAGTGCCTGCAGCAACAGGCGGATGAGGCGGAGGATCGCGCCCAGGTCCTCCAGCGGGAGCTGGACCTGGAACGGGACCTGCGGGAGAAA GCTGAAGGTGAGGTGGCAGCTCTGAACAGACGTATCCAGCTCGTGGAAGAGGAGTTGGATCGTGCCCAGGAACGGCTGGCCACAGCCTTGCAGAAACTGGAGGAGGCTGAGAAAGCGGCAGATGAGAGCGAGAg AGGAATGAAGGTTATCGAGAACAGAGCAATGAAAGatgaagagaaaatggaaattcaaGAAATGCAACTGAAGGAGGCTAAGCATATTGCCGAAGAAGCTGACCGCAAATATGAAGAG GTTGCCCGTAAACTGGTTATTTTGGAGGGTGAACTGGAAAGAGCCGAAGAGCGCGCAGAGGTGTCTGAAGT TAAATGTAGCGACCTTGAAGAGGAGTTAAAGAATGTCACCAACAACCTGAAGTCTTTGGAAGCTCAATCTGAAAAG TACTcggaaaaagaagataaatacgAAGAAGAAATCAAGATACTCTCTGACAAGCTTAAAGAA gCTGAAACTCGTGCTGAATTTGCAGAGAGAACAGTTGCCAAACTGGAAAAGTCCATTGATGACCTGGAAG AAAAACTTGCTCAAGCGAAAGAGGAGAACTTGGGGCTGCATCAGACACTGGACCAGACACTAAACGAACTGAACTGTATATGA
- the TPM4 gene encoding tropomyosin alpha-4 chain isoform X5, producing MAAPSSLEAVKRKIQCLQQQADEAEDRAQVLQRELDLERDLREKAEGEVAALNRRIQLVEEELDRAQERLATALQKLEEAEKAADESERGMKVIENRAMKDEEKMEIQEMQLKEAKHIAEEADRKYEEVARKLVILEGELERAEERAEVSEVKCSDLEEELKNVTNNLKSLEAQSEKAETRAEFAERTVAKLEKSIDDLEEKLAQAKEENLGLHQTLDQTLNELNCI from the exons ATGGCCGCGCCGAGCTCCCTGGAAGCCGTGAAGAGGAAGATCCAGTGCCTGCAGCAACAGGCGGATGAGGCGGAGGATCGCGCCCAGGTCCTCCAGCGGGAGCTGGACCTGGAACGGGACCTGCGGGAGAAA GCTGAAGGTGAGGTGGCAGCTCTGAACAGACGTATCCAGCTCGTGGAAGAGGAGTTGGATCGTGCCCAGGAACGGCTGGCCACAGCCTTGCAGAAACTGGAGGAGGCTGAGAAAGCGGCAGATGAGAGCGAGAg AGGAATGAAGGTTATCGAGAACAGAGCAATGAAAGatgaagagaaaatggaaattcaaGAAATGCAACTGAAGGAGGCTAAGCATATTGCCGAAGAAGCTGACCGCAAATATGAAGAG GTTGCCCGTAAACTGGTTATTTTGGAGGGTGAACTGGAAAGAGCCGAAGAGCGCGCAGAGGTGTCTGAAGT TAAATGTAGCGACCTTGAAGAGGAGTTAAAGAATGTCACCAACAACCTGAAGTCTTTGGAAGCTCAATCTGAAAAG gCTGAAACTCGTGCTGAATTTGCAGAGAGAACAGTTGCCAAACTGGAAAAGTCCATTGATGACCTGGAAG AAAAACTTGCTCAAGCGAAAGAGGAGAACTTGGGGCTGCATCAGACACTGGACCAGACACTAAACGAACTGAACTGTATATGA
- the TPM4 gene encoding tropomyosin alpha-4 chain isoform X3 yields the protein MAAPSSLEAVKRKIQCLQQQADEAEDRAQVLQRELDLERDLREKAEGEVAALNRRIQLVEEELDRAQERLATALQKLEEAEKAADESERGMKVIENRAMKDEEKMEIQEMQLKEAKHIAEEADRKYEEVARKLVILEGELERAEERAEVSEVKCSDLEEELKNVTNNLKSLEAQSEKYSEKEDKYEEEIKILSDKLKEAETRAEFAERTVAKLEKSIDDLEDELYAQKLKYKAISEELDHALNDMTSL from the exons ATGGCCGCGCCGAGCTCCCTGGAAGCCGTGAAGAGGAAGATCCAGTGCCTGCAGCAACAGGCGGATGAGGCGGAGGATCGCGCCCAGGTCCTCCAGCGGGAGCTGGACCTGGAACGGGACCTGCGGGAGAAA GCTGAAGGTGAGGTGGCAGCTCTGAACAGACGTATCCAGCTCGTGGAAGAGGAGTTGGATCGTGCCCAGGAACGGCTGGCCACAGCCTTGCAGAAACTGGAGGAGGCTGAGAAAGCGGCAGATGAGAGCGAGAg AGGAATGAAGGTTATCGAGAACAGAGCAATGAAAGatgaagagaaaatggaaattcaaGAAATGCAACTGAAGGAGGCTAAGCATATTGCCGAAGAAGCTGACCGCAAATATGAAGAG GTTGCCCGTAAACTGGTTATTTTGGAGGGTGAACTGGAAAGAGCCGAAGAGCGCGCAGAGGTGTCTGAAGT TAAATGTAGCGACCTTGAAGAGGAGTTAAAGAATGTCACCAACAACCTGAAGTCTTTGGAAGCTCAATCTGAAAAG TACTcggaaaaagaagataaatacgAAGAAGAAATCAAGATACTCTCTGACAAGCTTAAAGAA gCTGAAACTCGTGCTGAATTTGCAGAGAGAACAGTTGCCAAACTGGAAAAGTCCATTGATGACCTGGAAG ACGAGCTGTACGCTCAGAAGCTGAAGTACAAAGCGATCAGTGAGGAGCTTGACCATGCCCTCAATGACATGACCTCTTTGTGA